A part of Aquibium oceanicum genomic DNA contains:
- a CDS encoding helix-turn-helix domain-containing protein, whose translation MSEQIDDVQVVRSSGDIYNDLNVPHDVKDGLKNAIAREICSLIEDKRLTQKQVADILGTDQAKVSKITRGRLTDFSVDRLVNFLTALGYNIDIHLERTMEKQGRVKLHTPMAAVG comes from the coding sequence ATGTCGGAACAAATCGATGACGTTCAGGTCGTCAGAAGTTCTGGCGACATCTACAATGACCTAAATGTGCCTCATGACGTCAAAGATGGGTTGAAAAACGCGATCGCACGCGAGATTTGCAGCCTCATTGAAGACAAGCGGCTCACTCAAAAGCAGGTCGCAGACATCCTTGGTACAGATCAAGCCAAGGTATCGAAGATCACTCGCGGACGACTGACAGATTTTAGTGTCGATCGCCTCGTCAATTTCCTCACGGCGCTTGGATACAACATCGATATCCATCTGGAACGCACGATGGAAAAGCAGGGTCGCGTTAAACTTCACACCCCTATGGCAGCGGTCGGTTAG